One Amycolatopsis thermophila DNA segment encodes these proteins:
- a CDS encoding NAD(P)/FAD-dependent oxidoreductase has protein sequence MTTHRILILGAGYAGMAAAIQLAARRREGVEVTVVNARERFTERLRLPMTATGQQLADLRIPDLLDGTGARFVPGWVTAVDLGASTVRIDDERVLPYDTLVYALGGVADTTVPGAADHAHTLDSAEDAELLAGRLTRLGGGTVVVAGTGPTGIEAAAEIAEQHPELDVVLLGRGEPGAAMNRKAKAYLDAALHRLGVEVRSGTEVVKVLPDAVELAGGGTVPADVVLWAAGTRAAPLAAAAGLTVDDRGRIVTDAALRSVSHPDVYAVGDAAAIGQRYGVLHGTCQSGMPTGVHAALSILRALDGKEPKPFRFGYYHTPVSLGRHDAVVQFTHPDDSPRRIHLTGRFAVRYKETVTASPWPTYGRMKKMPASGAFWPRGGRFTRGAR, from the coding sequence ATGACCACCCACCGAATCCTGATCCTGGGCGCCGGATATGCGGGCATGGCGGCGGCGATCCAGCTCGCCGCCCGGCGCCGCGAGGGCGTCGAGGTGACCGTGGTGAACGCGCGGGAGCGGTTCACCGAACGGCTGCGCCTGCCGATGACGGCCACCGGGCAGCAGCTCGCCGACCTGCGCATCCCGGACCTGCTGGACGGCACCGGCGCGCGGTTCGTACCGGGCTGGGTGACCGCGGTGGATCTCGGCGCCTCGACCGTGCGGATCGACGACGAGCGCGTCCTGCCCTACGACACCCTCGTCTACGCACTGGGCGGTGTGGCCGACACGACCGTGCCCGGCGCTGCGGACCACGCCCACACGCTCGACAGCGCCGAGGACGCCGAGCTGCTGGCCGGCCGGCTGACCCGGCTCGGCGGCGGCACGGTCGTGGTCGCCGGCACCGGGCCGACCGGCATCGAGGCGGCCGCCGAGATCGCCGAACAGCACCCGGAACTCGACGTCGTGCTGCTCGGCCGCGGCGAACCCGGCGCGGCGATGAACCGCAAGGCCAAGGCCTACCTCGATGCGGCCCTGCACCGCCTGGGCGTCGAAGTCCGCAGCGGCACCGAGGTGGTGAAGGTGCTGCCGGACGCGGTCGAACTCGCCGGTGGCGGGACCGTCCCCGCCGACGTGGTCCTGTGGGCCGCCGGCACCCGCGCCGCACCGCTGGCGGCCGCCGCCGGCCTGACCGTCGACGACCGCGGCCGTATCGTCACCGACGCCGCGCTGCGGTCGGTGTCGCACCCCGACGTCTACGCCGTCGGCGACGCCGCCGCGATCGGCCAGCGCTACGGCGTCCTGCACGGCACCTGCCAGAGCGGGATGCCGACCGGGGTGCACGCGGCGCTGTCGATCCTGCGCGCACTGGACGGCAAGGAGCCCAAGCCGTTCCGCTTCGGCTACTACCACACCCCGGTGAGCCTGGGCCGCCACGACGCGGTGGTGCAGTTCACCCACCCCGACGACAGTCCGCGTCGGATTCACCTCACCGGCCGGTTCGCGGTGCGGTACAAGGAAACCGTGACCGCCTCGCCCTGGCCGACCTACGGCCGCATGAAGAAGATGCCCGCCTCGGGCGCGTTCTGGCCGCGCGGTGGCCGCTTCACGCGGGGCGCCAGGTGA
- a CDS encoding CGNR zinc finger domain-containing protein, which translates to MHFNPYGGPAAQVAAGLVNMPGASAADLLRMMRDAGMSLTRLTDADAAEARAWGRRLRPVFAEPDPDRRIDLVNDLLAETACRPFISRHDGLPAHLHYAAEDAALPPRIRAFTAGGLAHLLCEDGGRLGTCGRDGCDVVFVDTSRNGRRRFCSTRCATRVHVAEHRARAS; encoded by the coding sequence GTGCATTTCAACCCTTACGGCGGGCCGGCCGCCCAGGTCGCCGCGGGACTGGTCAACATGCCCGGCGCATCCGCCGCCGACCTGCTGCGGATGATGCGCGACGCGGGCATGTCGCTGACCCGGCTCACCGACGCCGACGCGGCCGAAGCGCGCGCGTGGGGCCGGCGGCTGCGCCCGGTGTTCGCCGAGCCCGATCCGGACCGGCGGATCGACCTGGTTAACGACCTGCTGGCGGAGACCGCGTGCCGCCCGTTCATCTCCCGCCACGACGGCCTGCCCGCGCACCTGCACTACGCCGCCGAGGACGCCGCGCTGCCGCCGCGGATCCGGGCCTTCACCGCGGGCGGTCTGGCGCACCTGCTGTGCGAGGACGGCGGACGGCTGGGGACCTGCGGTCGCGACGGCTGCGACGTCGTCTTCGTCGACACCTCGCGCAACGGCCGCCGCCGGTTCTGCTCCACCCGCTGCGCGACGCGGGTGCACGTCGCCGAGCACCGCGCCCGCGCCTCCTGA
- a CDS encoding SGNH/GDSL hydrolase family protein, producing MCKRFVALGDSFTEGVGDDDPARPNGVRGWADRVAEQLAAADPGFRYANLAIRGRLLDQVLAEQLEPALALEPDLVSIYAGGNDLLRPKADIDALAARFENAVERLASTGATVLLFTGVDGVEDPVFRKLRGRTAIYNEHTRVIAQRHGARVVDMWAMRQLRDRRLWSADRLHLNALGHTEVAIAVLDLLGRPHKLSPAALGPRELVHPRRQRAENLKWGREHVLPWIGRRLRGESSGDALAPKRPSLRPVG from the coding sequence ATGTGCAAGCGTTTCGTGGCCCTCGGCGACTCCTTCACCGAAGGCGTCGGTGACGACGACCCGGCGCGCCCGAACGGCGTGCGGGGCTGGGCCGACCGGGTGGCCGAGCAACTCGCCGCCGCCGACCCCGGGTTCCGCTACGCCAACCTCGCCATCCGCGGACGGCTGCTCGACCAGGTGCTCGCCGAGCAGCTGGAACCGGCGCTGGCGCTGGAACCGGACCTGGTGTCGATCTACGCCGGCGGCAACGACCTGCTGCGCCCCAAGGCCGACATCGACGCGCTGGCTGCCCGGTTCGAGAACGCCGTGGAACGGCTCGCCAGCACCGGCGCCACGGTCCTGCTGTTCACCGGCGTCGACGGTGTGGAGGACCCGGTGTTCCGCAAACTGCGCGGCCGCACCGCGATCTACAACGAGCACACCCGCGTGATCGCTCAGCGGCACGGGGCCCGCGTGGTGGACATGTGGGCGATGCGCCAGCTGCGTGACCGGCGACTGTGGTCGGCCGACCGCCTGCACCTCAACGCACTCGGCCACACCGAGGTCGCGATCGCCGTGCTCGACCTCCTCGGCCGCCCGCACAAGCTCTCCCCCGCCGCGCTCGGTCCGCGGGAGCTGGTCCACCCGCGCCGGCAGCGCGCCGAGAACCTGAAGTGGGGACGCGAGCACGTCCTGCCCTGGATCGGCCGCCGCCTGCGCGGCGAGTCCTCCGGCGACGCGCTCGCCCCGAAACGGCCTTCGCTGCGACCGGTCGGGTGA
- a CDS encoding TetR/AcrR family transcriptional regulator — translation MTEPKPLRADARRNRARVLDAAETVFAARGTGAPTEEVAREAGVGIGTVFRHFPTKAALLEAVLAERMRRFVEEAQSFAAAEDPESAFFVFLGRWAEMSAAKNAYTDALAAAGADVPRLGPEIGAQVREAVGALLSRAQLTGAVREDVGVTELIALMVGAARAAEYLGEDAALRARTLGIVFDGLRAR, via the coding sequence ATGACGGAACCGAAGCCGCTGCGCGCCGACGCCCGGCGCAACCGGGCGCGCGTGCTGGACGCCGCCGAGACGGTGTTCGCCGCGCGGGGCACCGGCGCGCCGACCGAGGAGGTCGCGCGGGAGGCGGGTGTGGGCATCGGGACCGTGTTCCGGCACTTCCCGACCAAGGCGGCGCTGCTGGAGGCGGTGCTGGCGGAACGGATGCGCCGGTTCGTCGAGGAGGCGCAGTCCTTCGCCGCGGCCGAGGACCCGGAGAGCGCGTTCTTCGTGTTCCTGGGCCGGTGGGCGGAGATGTCGGCGGCCAAGAACGCCTACACCGACGCCCTGGCCGCCGCCGGTGCCGACGTGCCGCGCCTCGGGCCGGAGATCGGCGCCCAGGTGCGGGAGGCGGTGGGGGCTCTGCTGTCGCGGGCCCAGCTCACCGGTGCGGTGCGCGAGGACGTCGGGGTGACCGAGCTGATCGCGCTCATGGTCGGCGCGGCCCGCGCCGCCGAATACCTCGGCGAGGACGCGGCGCTGCGTGCCCGCACGCTGGGGATCGTGTTCGACGGGCTGCGGGCCCGCTGA
- a CDS encoding tyrosine-type recombinase/integrase — MTDPAPLVPITNALTLPGGSPATLRETLAAAVDLLPALPPADPRDRYAIRHVTVLWLETDKTEHTRRAYYADLAAWLSWCDRTGLDPLQARRADVDAWKNGLTVTGRDGTVRPASPSTVGRTLAGVSSWYRYLQSNDLTERNPVAAVNRPKTGKRPPLPALDRDSAAALLNHVEDRARRNDTEASWRDAAVVALLFYTGVRVSAVTTAEVGDLDSDAGHTILRYTGKGGHRDFVPLVPAALHPLRRYLELRAARTGVTLDQLRGPLLATTPHPHDPAKPGGKALSQRHVWHLLRTQAEAAGLEAASTISPHTARRTTGTLLLAHDVPVQKVQDLLGHADIRTTRDHYDAHRHKLETSPVHTLAQLLADARHRRS; from the coding sequence ATGACCGACCCTGCCCCGCTGGTGCCGATCACGAACGCCCTGACCCTCCCCGGAGGCTCGCCGGCGACCCTCCGGGAGACGCTTGCGGCCGCGGTCGACCTGCTGCCCGCACTGCCCCCGGCCGACCCCCGGGATCGGTACGCGATTCGTCACGTGACGGTGCTGTGGCTGGAGACGGACAAGACCGAGCACACCCGCCGCGCCTACTACGCGGACCTCGCCGCCTGGCTGTCGTGGTGCGACCGCACCGGGCTCGATCCCCTGCAGGCCCGCCGCGCGGACGTCGACGCCTGGAAGAACGGCCTCACCGTCACCGGACGGGACGGCACGGTCCGGCCCGCCTCACCGTCGACCGTCGGCCGCACCCTGGCCGGCGTCTCGAGCTGGTACCGGTACCTGCAATCCAACGACCTGACCGAGCGCAACCCGGTCGCCGCCGTCAACCGCCCGAAAACCGGCAAGCGCCCGCCGCTGCCGGCGCTCGACCGGGATTCCGCCGCGGCCCTGCTCAACCACGTCGAGGACCGCGCGCGCCGCAACGACACCGAGGCCTCCTGGCGGGACGCGGCCGTGGTGGCGCTGCTGTTCTACACCGGTGTGCGCGTCTCGGCCGTCACCACGGCCGAGGTCGGGGACCTCGACAGCGACGCCGGGCACACGATCCTGCGCTACACCGGCAAAGGCGGTCACCGCGACTTCGTGCCCCTCGTCCCGGCCGCCCTGCACCCCCTGCGGCGCTACCTCGAACTGCGCGCCGCGCGCACGGGGGTCACGCTCGACCAGCTGCGCGGGCCGCTCCTCGCGACCACCCCGCACCCGCACGACCCGGCCAAGCCCGGCGGGAAAGCGCTCTCCCAGCGCCACGTCTGGCACCTGCTGCGCACCCAGGCCGAGGCGGCGGGACTGGAGGCGGCGAGCACGATCAGCCCGCACACCGCCCGGCGCACCACCGGCACCCTGCTGCTCGCCCACGACGTGCCGGTGCAGAAGGTGCAGGACCTGCTGGGCCACGCCGACATCCGCACCACCCGCGACCACTACGACGCGCACCGGCACAAGCTGGAGACCTCGCCGGTCCACACACTCGCGCAACTGCTCGCCGACGCCCGCCACCGGCGATCTTGA
- a CDS encoding YciI family protein: MRYLVSVIDDKSNPGSTDRRPAISAFNERLMAEGYWVFAGGLADTDTATVVDNRGEQPVISDGPFVESKEYLAGVWVWEVPDLDVALTLATEASKVCDRKLEVRPFL, from the coding sequence ATGCGGTACCTGGTTTCCGTGATCGACGACAAGAGCAACCCGGGCAGCACCGACAGGCGGCCCGCCATCAGCGCGTTCAACGAACGACTGATGGCCGAGGGCTACTGGGTGTTCGCGGGCGGACTCGCGGACACCGACACCGCCACGGTCGTCGACAACCGGGGCGAGCAGCCGGTGATCAGCGACGGGCCGTTCGTGGAGTCGAAGGAGTACCTCGCCGGGGTCTGGGTGTGGGAGGTGCCCGATCTCGATGTGGCGCTCACGCTCGCCACCGAGGCGTCGAAGGTCTGCGATCGGAAGCTCGAGGTGCGGCCGTTCCTGTGA
- a CDS encoding SMP-30/gluconolactonase/LRE family protein, which yields MTQALLDGFSYLECPRWHEGRIWFADFYTHRVFSATEDGSDLRVEAEVPQQPSGLGWLPDGRLLIVSMRDARLLRREPDGTLVTHADLSAQVTGHLNDMVVDAQGRAYVGNFGFDLMNQAPVAPAALLRVDPDGTVTTVAEDMWFPNGSVITDDGVLMVDETFANRVTAFDIAPDGSLRNRRTWAKFGDMPTERDFGKALPQIVVAPDGCCLDAEGAMWIADGIGGRLLRVREGGEIVDEINPGTGVFACMLGGVDGRTLFACAAPDFFEHTRKDTREAALLAFRVDVPRAGRP from the coding sequence GTGACACAGGCGCTTCTGGACGGCTTTTCCTACCTCGAGTGCCCGCGCTGGCACGAGGGGCGCATCTGGTTCGCCGACTTCTACACCCACCGGGTGTTCTCCGCGACCGAGGACGGCAGCGACCTGCGCGTGGAGGCCGAGGTCCCGCAGCAGCCCTCCGGGCTCGGCTGGCTGCCCGACGGCCGCCTGCTGATCGTGTCGATGCGCGACGCGCGCCTGCTGCGCCGCGAGCCCGACGGCACGCTCGTCACCCACGCCGACCTCTCGGCCCAGGTCACCGGGCACCTCAACGACATGGTCGTCGACGCCCAGGGCCGCGCCTACGTCGGCAACTTCGGGTTCGACCTGATGAACCAGGCGCCGGTCGCGCCCGCGGCCCTGCTGCGCGTCGATCCCGACGGCACGGTCACCACGGTCGCCGAGGACATGTGGTTCCCCAACGGCAGCGTCATCACCGACGACGGCGTGCTGATGGTCGACGAGACCTTCGCCAACCGCGTCACCGCCTTCGACATCGCCCCCGACGGCTCGCTGCGGAACCGCCGCACGTGGGCGAAGTTCGGTGACATGCCCACCGAACGGGACTTCGGGAAGGCGCTGCCGCAGATCGTCGTCGCCCCGGACGGCTGCTGCCTGGACGCCGAGGGCGCGATGTGGATCGCCGACGGGATCGGCGGACGGCTGCTCCGCGTCCGGGAGGGTGGTGAGATCGTCGACGAGATCAACCCGGGCACCGGCGTGTTCGCCTGCATGCTCGGCGGCGTCGACGGCCGCACCCTGTTCGCCTGCGCGGCGCCGGACTTCTTCGAGCACACCCGCAAGGACACCCGCGAGGCCGCCCTGCTCGCCTTCCGCGTCGACGTGCCGCGCGCCGGCCGCCCGTGA
- a CDS encoding RNA polymerase sigma-70 factor, with protein MTQRDQEVFQQYRDLLFAVAYRVLGTAADAEDAVQDAWIKWSAADRSQVADPKSYLARIVSNLALERLRSTRHKRETYVGPWLPEPILTSGDTADTVTGAESVSMAMLVVLETLSPLERAVFVLNEVFAFSHAEIAEAVDRSEAAVRQAAHRAREHVRARRPRFTTDRARQRAVTERFFAAATGGDVNALLDLLSPDVTLWTDGGGKVRQALRPVVGAATVASWFAALGTVTYQGVEPADVVAELAEINGGPGVVFRGPGRVIATVTFDFDADGRISTIHNVANPDKLRAIAGGTVHGVGPVRPGA; from the coding sequence GTGACCCAGCGCGATCAGGAGGTGTTCCAGCAGTACCGCGATCTGCTGTTCGCGGTGGCCTACCGCGTCCTCGGCACCGCGGCCGACGCCGAGGACGCGGTCCAGGACGCCTGGATCAAGTGGTCGGCCGCCGACCGGTCGCAGGTCGCCGACCCCAAGTCCTACCTGGCGCGGATCGTGTCCAACCTGGCACTGGAACGGCTGCGCTCCACGCGGCACAAGCGGGAGACCTACGTGGGCCCGTGGCTGCCGGAGCCGATCCTCACCAGCGGCGACACCGCCGACACCGTCACCGGCGCGGAGTCGGTGTCCATGGCGATGCTGGTGGTGCTGGAGACGTTGAGCCCGCTGGAGCGCGCGGTGTTCGTGCTCAACGAGGTCTTCGCCTTCAGCCACGCCGAGATCGCCGAGGCGGTGGACCGCTCCGAAGCCGCGGTGCGGCAGGCCGCCCACCGCGCCCGCGAGCACGTGCGGGCCCGCCGGCCGCGCTTCACCACCGACCGCGCCCGGCAGCGGGCGGTCACCGAGCGGTTCTTCGCCGCCGCGACCGGCGGCGACGTCAACGCCCTGCTGGACCTGCTGTCCCCGGACGTGACACTGTGGACCGACGGCGGCGGCAAGGTGCGCCAGGCCCTGCGCCCGGTCGTGGGCGCCGCCACGGTGGCCTCGTGGTTCGCGGCCCTCGGCACCGTCACCTACCAGGGCGTCGAGCCGGCCGACGTGGTCGCCGAACTCGCCGAGATCAACGGCGGGCCGGGCGTGGTGTTCCGCGGCCCCGGCCGCGTCATCGCCACGGTCACCTTCGACTTCGACGCCGACGGCCGCATCAGCACCATCCACAACGTGGCCAATCCGGACAAACTGCGTGCCATTGCCGGCGGCACGGTGCACGGCGTCGGCCCGGTCCGGCCCGGCGCCTAG
- a CDS encoding dihydrofolate reductase family protein has protein sequence MKLTTTTQVTIDGVMQGNGGASDEDRRNGFERGGWALGKGDAETQAFIKQTYQRADAFLFGRRTYELFAGSWGSQAVGDAPGWEPVWQALNTRPKYVASTTLTDPAWAGTTVLPGDLAAAVRELKAKSGGELQVHGSGALTRWLLENDLVDEMTLIVVPVVLGQGARLFPETGPDLALDLVRSRADSKGVTIQVYRPAGRPRYATA, from the coding sequence ATGAAGCTGACGACCACGACTCAGGTCACCATCGACGGTGTGATGCAGGGAAACGGCGGCGCGTCGGACGAGGACCGCAGGAACGGGTTCGAGCGCGGCGGATGGGCCCTGGGCAAGGGCGACGCCGAGACACAGGCGTTCATCAAGCAGACCTACCAGCGTGCCGACGCCTTCCTGTTCGGCAGGCGCACCTACGAGCTGTTCGCCGGATCGTGGGGGTCCCAGGCGGTCGGCGATGCCCCGGGCTGGGAACCCGTGTGGCAGGCGTTGAACACGCGGCCCAAGTACGTGGCATCGACCACCCTCACCGATCCGGCGTGGGCGGGCACCACCGTCCTGCCCGGAGACCTCGCGGCCGCCGTCCGGGAGCTGAAGGCCAAGTCGGGGGGTGAGCTGCAGGTCCACGGCAGTGGCGCCCTGACCCGGTGGCTGCTCGAGAACGATCTGGTCGACGAGATGACCCTGATCGTGGTCCCGGTGGTTCTCGGCCAGGGCGCGCGGTTGTTCCCGGAGACCGGCCCCGACCTCGCGCTCGACCTGGTCCGGTCGCGCGCCGACTCGAAGGGCGTGACGATCCAGGTCTACCGGCCGGCCGGGCGTCCGCGGTACGCCACGGCGTGA
- a CDS encoding patatin-like phospholipase family protein, with protein sequence MTRALVLGGGGVAGIAWETGLLHGLSESGVDVLAADRFIGTSAGSTVAAQVTTGVPLAELFRRQVDPALRTPEITANIDTEAMVAMFAEAMSGATDARDARRRIGEFALAAETVSESDRLKVIEARLPVQEWPARELQIVAVEAETGDEVIFTADSGVPLVQAVAASCAVPGTWPPVTIGDRHYIDGGVRSMDNADLAAGSDRVLVLQVMEMPGDDALAGQVERLRAGGARVQVVKPDTAALDAIGPNPLDPEVRGPAAQAGFEQGKRAAAEVSTLWG encoded by the coding sequence ATGACGCGTGCGCTCGTGCTCGGCGGTGGTGGTGTGGCCGGAATCGCGTGGGAAACCGGTTTGTTGCACGGTTTGTCCGAGTCCGGTGTGGACGTTCTGGCGGCCGACCGGTTCATCGGCACCTCCGCCGGGTCGACGGTGGCCGCGCAGGTCACCACGGGGGTCCCACTGGCGGAACTGTTCCGCCGTCAGGTGGATCCGGCGCTGCGGACGCCGGAGATCACCGCGAACATCGACACCGAGGCGATGGTGGCGATGTTCGCCGAGGCGATGAGCGGGGCGACCGACGCCCGTGACGCGCGGCGTCGGATCGGCGAGTTCGCCCTGGCCGCGGAGACGGTGTCCGAGAGCGACCGGCTGAAGGTGATCGAGGCGCGCCTGCCGGTGCAGGAGTGGCCGGCGCGGGAGCTGCAGATCGTCGCGGTGGAAGCGGAGACCGGCGACGAGGTGATCTTCACCGCGGACTCCGGGGTGCCGCTGGTGCAGGCGGTCGCGGCCAGCTGCGCGGTGCCGGGCACCTGGCCGCCGGTGACCATCGGCGACCGCCACTACATCGACGGCGGAGTGCGTTCGATGGACAACGCCGACCTGGCCGCCGGTTCCGACCGCGTGCTGGTGCTGCAGGTCATGGAGATGCCCGGCGACGACGCCCTCGCCGGCCAGGTGGAGCGCCTGCGCGCCGGCGGCGCCCGCGTCCAGGTGGTCAAGCCGGACACCGCCGCCCTCGACGCCATCGGCCCCAACCCGCTCGACCCGGAAGTCCGCGGCCCAGCGGCCCAGGCCGGGTTCGAGCAGGGCAAACGCGCCGCCGCCGAGGTTTCCACGCTCTGGGGCTAG
- a CDS encoding MFS transporter produces MVLGRNEADSVLQAQSSQQSTQVRRAAVASAIGTTIEWYDFFLYNTAAALIFPHLFFPASSSYAGAMQSFATYAVGFAARPVGAAIFGYWGDRIGRKTTLIVTLLMMGIASGLVGFLPGAATIGIAAPLILVALRLIQGIAIGGEWSGSVLLAMEWGDQRKRGLLGSFAQIGVPVGLVLGTGGMTLLSAVLSDASFTSWGWRVPFMASLVLVGIGLVMRLRILETPMFAKVVAQKRTSRSPVTDAVKHHWREILLSAGLRFSEQMPFYLYTSYVLVYVVAQHHYSKTFVLNAVLLGAALELALIPWFSQLSDRLGRKRVYLTGAVLTGALAFPYFAVLKSGGMVIIFIAIVVSLIPHAMQYGPQAALIGESFPTHLRYGGAGLGYQLASVFAGGPAPLLATWLLHVTGTPYSISAYVVLASAVTIVCVVLLKDRSRADITDDAVYLR; encoded by the coding sequence ATGGTTCTCGGACGCAACGAAGCGGACTCGGTTCTTCAGGCTCAGAGCAGTCAGCAGAGCACCCAGGTGCGGCGCGCGGCCGTCGCCAGCGCCATCGGCACCACGATCGAGTGGTACGACTTCTTCCTCTACAACACGGCCGCGGCACTGATCTTCCCGCACCTGTTCTTCCCCGCCTCCTCCAGTTACGCGGGGGCGATGCAGTCCTTCGCCACCTACGCGGTGGGGTTCGCCGCCCGGCCCGTCGGCGCGGCGATCTTCGGGTACTGGGGCGACCGGATCGGCCGCAAGACGACCCTCATCGTCACGCTGCTGATGATGGGCATCGCCTCCGGCCTGGTCGGCTTCCTGCCCGGTGCGGCGACCATCGGGATCGCGGCCCCGCTGATCCTGGTGGCACTGCGGCTCATCCAGGGCATCGCGATCGGCGGCGAGTGGAGCGGGTCGGTGCTGCTCGCCATGGAATGGGGTGACCAGCGCAAACGCGGCCTGCTCGGCAGTTTCGCCCAGATCGGCGTGCCGGTCGGCCTGGTGCTCGGCACCGGCGGCATGACCCTGCTGTCGGCGGTCCTGTCGGACGCCTCGTTCACCTCGTGGGGCTGGCGCGTGCCGTTCATGGCCAGCCTGGTGCTGGTCGGGATCGGCCTGGTGATGCGGCTGCGGATCCTGGAGACCCCGATGTTCGCCAAGGTCGTGGCGCAGAAGCGGACCTCCCGCAGCCCCGTGACGGACGCGGTCAAGCACCACTGGCGCGAGATCCTGCTCTCGGCCGGGCTGCGGTTCTCCGAGCAGATGCCGTTCTACCTCTACACCAGCTACGTCCTGGTCTACGTGGTCGCCCAGCACCACTACTCGAAGACGTTCGTGCTCAACGCGGTGCTGCTCGGCGCAGCGCTCGAGCTGGCCCTGATCCCGTGGTTCTCGCAGCTGTCGGACCGGCTGGGCCGCAAACGGGTCTACCTGACCGGGGCGGTGCTGACCGGGGCGCTGGCGTTCCCGTACTTCGCGGTCCTGAAGAGCGGCGGCATGGTCATCATCTTCATCGCGATCGTGGTGTCGTTGATCCCGCACGCCATGCAGTACGGGCCGCAGGCCGCGCTGATCGGCGAAAGCTTCCCCACGCACCTGCGCTACGGCGGGGCGGGCCTGGGCTACCAGCTGGCGTCGGTGTTCGCCGGCGGGCCCGCACCACTGCTGGCGACGTGGCTGCTGCACGTGACGGGCACCCCGTACTCGATCTCGGCGTACGTGGTGCTGGCGTCGGCGGTCACGATCGTCTGCGTGGTGCTGCTGAAGGACCGGTCCCGCGCCGACATCACGGACGACGCGGTGTACCTCCGCTGA
- a CDS encoding sigma-70 family RNA polymerase sigma factor — translation MAEQDWLSERFTEHQDRLRAVAHRMLGSRAEAEDAVQEAWLRVSRADTDRVENPAGWLTTVVARVCLNMLEARRSRREDPAGALPPEPREERAGVRPAGPEDEVLLADSVGVALMVVLDTLTPAERLAFVLHDVFAVSFGEIGEIIDRSPAAARQLASRARRRVQGAAETSAAARSPKREIVAAFLTACRGGDFEALVELLDPDAVAGEIRGGRAVAAFFSGRAQAARLALVDGVPAAVWTHRGQAKAVFRFTVTDGKISRITVDGDAGRIRDLDIVFLREMRAGA, via the coding sequence ATGGCTGAGCAGGACTGGCTGAGCGAGCGGTTCACCGAGCACCAGGACCGCCTGCGCGCGGTGGCCCACCGGATGCTCGGCTCGCGCGCCGAGGCCGAGGACGCGGTGCAGGAGGCGTGGCTGCGGGTCAGCCGCGCCGACACCGATCGGGTGGAGAACCCGGCCGGGTGGCTGACCACGGTCGTGGCCCGGGTCTGCCTGAACATGCTCGAGGCGCGCCGGTCCCGCCGCGAGGACCCGGCCGGGGCACTGCCGCCCGAGCCGCGGGAGGAGCGTGCGGGCGTCCGGCCGGCCGGGCCCGAGGACGAGGTGCTGCTGGCCGATTCGGTGGGTGTCGCCCTGATGGTCGTGCTGGACACGCTGACCCCGGCCGAGCGGCTCGCGTTCGTCCTGCACGACGTCTTCGCCGTGTCGTTCGGCGAGATCGGCGAGATCATCGACCGGTCGCCGGCCGCGGCGCGGCAGCTGGCCAGCCGGGCGCGGCGCCGGGTGCAGGGGGCGGCCGAGACCTCCGCCGCCGCGCGGTCGCCGAAGCGGGAGATCGTGGCCGCCTTCCTCACCGCCTGCCGGGGCGGGGACTTCGAGGCCCTGGTCGAACTGCTCGACCCGGATGCGGTGGCGGGCGAGATCCGCGGCGGCCGGGCGGTGGCGGCGTTCTTCTCCGGCCGCGCGCAGGCCGCCCGGCTCGCCCTGGTCGACGGCGTCCCGGCGGCCGTGTGGACACACCGCGGCCAGGCGAAGGCGGTCTTCAGGTTCACCGTCACCGACGGGAAGATCAGCCGCATCACCGTCGACGGCGACGCCGGCCGCATCCGCGACCTCGACATCGTCTTCCTCCGCGAGATGAGGGCCGGCGCGTGA
- a CDS encoding VOC family protein — protein MSIQVSAIMLGVQDLGRAKKFYAEGLGCEIERDTPHFVSLKLGEGSQQLALYEWEAAAQDAGVSPEGSGFRGASFHIDPGSREAVDELMRNAVAAGGSVVKEAAPAQWGGYFGYFSDPDGYLWKVTTYAS, from the coding sequence GTGTCGATTCAGGTGAGCGCCATCATGCTCGGTGTCCAGGACCTGGGCCGCGCCAAGAAGTTCTACGCCGAGGGCCTGGGCTGCGAGATCGAGCGGGACACCCCGCATTTCGTGTCGTTGAAGCTGGGCGAGGGGTCCCAGCAGCTGGCCCTGTACGAATGGGAGGCCGCGGCGCAGGACGCCGGCGTCTCCCCGGAGGGGTCGGGTTTCCGCGGTGCCTCGTTCCACATCGACCCCGGCTCACGGGAGGCCGTGGACGAGCTGATGCGCAACGCGGTCGCGGCCGGTGGCAGCGTGGTCAAGGAGGCGGCCCCCGCGCAGTGGGGCGGCTACTTCGGCTACTTCAGCGACCCGGACGGCTACCTGTGGAAGGTCACCACCTACGCGTCCTAG